The Candidatus Cybelea sp. genome window below encodes:
- the carB gene encoding carbamoyl-phosphate synthase large subunit gives MSRRNVMVIGSGPIVIGQAAEFDYAGVQACRALREEGHRVVLVNSNPATIMTDPEIADAVYLEPLTTASVEEIVARERPDALLPTLGGQTGLNLAVELDEAGILQRYGIELLGTPIDTIRLAEDRERFKLKMQEIGEPVAESAIVTDIEAGVGFAEIAGYPLVVRPAYTLAGTGGGIVSNEAELRTTLDAGLSASLIHQVLLETSLLGWKEIEYEVLRDAADNCIVVCNMENIDPVGVHTGDSIVVAPSQTLSDLEYQMLRTASINVIRALDVQGGCNIQFALHPTSSEYAIIEVNPRVSRSSALASKATGYPIAKISTRIALGQRLDQIENPVTGVTKAAYEPTLDYVVVKIPRWPFDKFPIADTLIGTQMKSTGEAMGIGRTFRAALLKAVRGLDLNRETLTGPLREWSDGELEAVIARPTHERLFAVCELLARSAERGATIERIVELSAIDRFWLHELAELVELERRARGGNGDAATLLAAGYSTASFGSPSGEGSAFRMVDTAAAEFPAKSPYYYLSRGEQDEMRPTPAQAVVVVGSGPIRIGQGIEFDYSCVHAAWALRAAGRSPVVVNNNPETVSTDFDISDTLVFEPPGADEVEAAYRATAACGVMLAFGGQTAINLAGELTRRGVTIVGSDRKSLDMAENREQFDAALSRLDVARPQGKAARSFREARVIARELGFPVLVRPSFVLGGRAMEIVYNEAQLAAYAESAPPILPEAPLLVDKYLRGLEVEVDAVFDGEDALIPGVFEHIERAGVHSGDSISVYPVQVTTPAMERRIAEVTHAIAQELGIRGLINIQFVVHDGGLYIIEANPRASRTVPIIQKATGINLVAAATRIALGERLRDMEYGVGLQPHVPYVVVKVPVFSFSKMRGVETILGPEMKSTGEVLGIDESFGGALRKGFLAAGIRLPGSGARVLASIADESKEESVAVLRAYAELGHRLVATPGTHALLAAAGIESERVNKIADGSPHVVDIIASRAVDLVINDAKGAREITDDYKIRRAAVEASIACLTSLDTARALAEALASRAGPPRSLQEYRSALTTIRT, from the coding sequence CCTCGGTCGAAGAGATCGTCGCGCGCGAGCGGCCCGACGCGCTGCTCCCGACGCTCGGCGGCCAGACCGGCCTCAACCTTGCCGTCGAGCTCGACGAAGCCGGCATCCTGCAGCGCTACGGCATCGAGCTGCTCGGAACGCCGATCGATACGATCCGCCTCGCCGAAGATCGCGAGCGCTTCAAGCTCAAGATGCAAGAGATCGGCGAGCCCGTCGCCGAGAGCGCGATCGTCACCGATATCGAAGCGGGCGTCGGCTTTGCGGAGATCGCCGGCTATCCGCTGGTCGTGCGTCCCGCCTACACGCTGGCGGGCACGGGCGGCGGCATCGTTTCGAACGAGGCCGAGCTGCGCACGACGCTGGACGCGGGGCTCTCGGCGAGCTTGATCCATCAGGTCCTGCTCGAAACGTCGCTGCTGGGCTGGAAAGAGATCGAGTACGAAGTGTTGCGCGACGCGGCCGACAACTGCATCGTCGTCTGCAACATGGAGAACATCGATCCCGTCGGGGTCCACACCGGAGATTCGATCGTCGTCGCTCCCTCGCAGACGCTCTCGGACCTCGAGTACCAAATGCTGCGCACCGCCAGCATCAACGTCATCCGCGCCCTCGACGTGCAGGGCGGCTGCAACATCCAGTTTGCGCTCCACCCCACTAGCAGCGAGTACGCGATCATCGAAGTAAACCCGCGCGTTTCGCGTAGCTCGGCGCTCGCGTCCAAAGCGACGGGCTATCCGATCGCCAAGATCTCGACGCGCATCGCGCTCGGGCAACGCCTCGATCAAATCGAGAATCCGGTCACCGGCGTAACGAAGGCCGCCTACGAACCGACGCTCGATTACGTCGTCGTCAAGATTCCGCGCTGGCCGTTCGACAAGTTCCCGATCGCGGACACGCTGATTGGAACGCAGATGAAGTCGACGGGTGAGGCGATGGGGATCGGGCGGACCTTTCGCGCGGCGCTGCTCAAAGCGGTGCGCGGCCTCGATCTCAACCGTGAGACGCTGACCGGACCGCTGCGCGAGTGGAGCGACGGCGAGCTCGAAGCGGTCATCGCGCGGCCGACCCACGAGCGCCTCTTCGCCGTCTGCGAACTGCTCGCGCGCAGTGCGGAACGCGGTGCGACGATCGAGCGGATCGTGGAACTCTCGGCGATCGATCGATTCTGGCTGCACGAGCTCGCGGAGCTCGTCGAGCTCGAACGACGCGCGCGCGGGGGCAACGGCGACGCGGCAACGCTGCTCGCGGCGGGATACTCGACCGCGAGCTTCGGATCCCCGAGCGGTGAGGGGAGCGCGTTTCGCATGGTCGACACGGCCGCCGCCGAGTTCCCGGCGAAGTCGCCCTACTACTATCTCTCGCGCGGCGAGCAGGATGAGATGCGCCCCACGCCGGCGCAGGCGGTCGTCGTCGTGGGAAGCGGGCCGATTCGTATCGGGCAAGGCATCGAGTTCGACTACAGCTGCGTGCACGCGGCTTGGGCGCTGCGGGCTGCGGGCCGCTCGCCGGTCGTCGTCAACAACAACCCGGAGACGGTGTCGACGGACTTCGACATCTCCGACACGCTGGTCTTCGAGCCGCCCGGCGCCGATGAGGTCGAGGCGGCGTATCGCGCGACCGCTGCCTGCGGAGTCATGCTCGCGTTTGGCGGACAGACGGCGATCAACCTCGCCGGGGAGCTGACCCGGCGCGGCGTCACGATCGTCGGAAGCGATCGCAAGTCGCTGGATATGGCGGAGAACCGGGAACAGTTCGACGCGGCGCTTTCGCGTTTGGACGTCGCCCGCCCACAGGGAAAGGCCGCGCGCAGCTTCCGTGAGGCTCGCGTGATTGCACGCGAGTTGGGCTTCCCCGTCCTGGTGCGCCCCTCGTTCGTGCTGGGCGGCCGCGCGATGGAGATCGTGTACAACGAAGCGCAGTTGGCGGCCTACGCGGAATCGGCGCCGCCGATCTTGCCCGAGGCACCGCTGCTGGTCGATAAGTACCTGCGCGGCCTCGAGGTCGAGGTCGACGCCGTCTTCGACGGCGAGGATGCGCTGATTCCCGGAGTCTTCGAGCACATCGAACGCGCCGGCGTCCATTCGGGCGACTCGATCAGCGTCTATCCCGTTCAAGTAACCACGCCCGCGATGGAGCGCCGCATCGCGGAGGTGACGCACGCGATCGCGCAAGAGCTCGGCATTCGCGGGCTGATCAACATTCAGTTCGTCGTACACGACGGCGGGCTCTACATCATCGAGGCGAATCCGCGCGCGAGCCGCACGGTTCCGATCATCCAGAAGGCGACCGGCATCAATCTGGTGGCCGCTGCGACGCGAATCGCGCTGGGCGAGCGGCTGCGGGATATGGAGTACGGCGTCGGCCTGCAGCCGCACGTTCCGTATGTCGTCGTGAAAGTGCCGGTCTTCTCGTTTTCGAAGATGCGCGGCGTCGAGACAATCTTGGGGCCGGAGATGAAGTCGACCGGCGAGGTCTTGGGGATCGACGAAAGCTTCGGCGGCGCGCTGCGCAAGGGTTTTCTCGCGGCCGGCATCCGCTTGCCGGGAAGCGGTGCGCGCGTCCTCGCCTCGATCGCCGACGAGAGCAAGGAAGAATCGGTGGCCGTACTGCGCGCCTACGCCGAGCTAGGGCATCGCCTCGTCGCCACGCCCGGTACCCACGCGCTGCTCGCAGCGGCCGGCATCGAGAGCGAGCGCGTCAACAAGATCGCCGACGGGTCGCCGCACGTGGTCGACATCATCGCCTCGCGCGCGGTCGATTTGGTGATCAACGACGCGAAGGGTGCCAGAGAAATCACCGACGACTACAAGATTCGCAGGGCCGCGGTCGAAGCGAGCATTGCGTGTTTGACGAGTTTAGATACGGCGCGGGCGCTGGCGGAGGCGCTCGCAAGCCGGGCCGGCCCTCCGCGCAGCCTTCAAGAGTACCGCAGCGCCTTGACGACGATCCGGACGTAG